The following is a genomic window from Candidatus Omnitrophota bacterium.
GACTTCATTATATAATATGACCAGAGATCCATCAGCTCGGCCTTCTTGGCGCGCGAAAATTCCGTAACCGGAATATGCTTGGGCTTATTTGTAGTGCCGCTGGTAACTCCGAAGAATACAGGTTTATCCGAGGTAAGAATATTGTGTTCGCCATCCTTCATGCGCTCGATGTACGGGCGTACACTATCGCAATCGCTCATCGGAACAAACTGTTGGTAGTCTTTTATAGATTTTATATTCGCGAAATTGTATTTCCGTCCATACTCGGTGTCTTTATTGCGGTGCAGGTATTCTAAGAGGATCTTCTCTTGTACTCTGATAGGTTCCTTCGTCGCCTCCTCAAAAGCAAGCGCCAAAGGTTCGAAGAATTTTGTGGCGAGCTTTACTATCAGCATAATATATCGCCTTGCGTAAGAGAAATGGTAGACTTGTCCTAAATTCAATGGTAGCGGGGATAGGATTTGAACCTATGACACGCCGGGTATGAGCCGACTGCTCTGCCAGACTGAGCTACCCCGCCACTTAAATCTCACCTACGAATTATTCATCACTGGCTATGCCAGACTGCCCCGCCATCTGTCTTACTCAAGGCGGGGTCCCGCCCCCAGTTATATTCCGGGCGGGAAGCTACCCCGCCACTTAAATCTCACCTACGAATTATTCATCACTGGCTATGCCAGACTGCCCCGCCATCTGTCTTACTCAAGGCGGGGTCCCGCCCCCAGTTATATTCCGGGCGGGAAGCTACCCCGNNNNNNNNNNNNNNNNNNNNNNNNNNNNNNNNNNNNNNNNNNNNNNNNNNNNNNNNNNNNNNNNNNNNNNNNNNNNNNNNNNNNNNNNNNNNNNNNNNNNCCAAAATTTTATGTATTATAACATATAATATTGAATTGTAAAATACGATTTCTCTGATATAATAATTACAGTTATAATTTAACCTGGAGGTTGAAAATATGTGGAAGATACTGGTCATTATTTCTGTCATATGGGTAGGTTTTTTTATATGGGCAAAGATCGATTACAAACGGCGCACCAGCGAGAACAATAAGAAAAAGAACAAGCCTCCGTTCCGCACCGAGAACGACCTTAAAGAATACGGAAAGCCGATGCAGGACGAGCACTCGAATAAAGTTGATTTCGACGACGCCGAATAGCACCATGTCGCATATGAAAAACGGTTTTACACTTATAGAGCTTATTATTGTAGTAATTATCATCGCTATACTGGCCGCCATCGCTATGCCAATCATGAGCAACATGAAAGCGAGAGCAATCGCGGCTGAGGCGATGACCGGAATGAACGCCATCCGCACATCGCTCCAGCAATATTATGTCGAACACGGCACAAATGAGGATTTAAACTGGCATATAGGCAATAATCCCCCCGAACGCTTTCCGGGATTATCGATCAGGACCACAGGTAATTACGGAG
Proteins encoded in this region:
- a CDS encoding prepilin-type N-terminal cleavage/methylation domain-containing protein gives rise to the protein MKNGFTLIELIIVVIIIAILAAIAMPIMSNMKARAIAAEAMTGMNAIRTSLQQYYVEHGTNEDLNWHIGNNPPERFPGLSIRTTGNYGDLATDGAPAALDGKYLSQDCYLITISDFANFTLICNTDYNTNPKNEEVVATTDSTFGMIWYFRKKFIQYNWTKTGLEPGAGG